The genomic interval GAAAAAACAGATCACCTATTGTTGCCACAGAAGAAATGATTGAGCAAATGAAAGAAGGAGCTGTTATTGTTGATGTTAGTATCGATCGTGGTGGTTGTTTTGAAACGTCAAACATTACAGATCATAAAAAACCTACTTTTGAAAAACACGGTGTAATACATTATTGTGTACCCAATATACCTTCTAGATATTCCAGAACCGCTTCGGTATCGATTAGTAATATCTTTACTCCCTACTTACTAAATATTGCTGAAGAAGGCGGATTTGAAAACGCTGCACGCTATGATAAAAGTCTAAGAAACGGAATGTATTTTTATCATGGAATTTTAACCAATAAAACAGTAGCAAATTGGTTTGACTTACCTTTTAGAGATATAAATTTACTAATTATTTAATATAATAAAACTGTAAATAACTATTATTTTATTACAGTAATAGTGGATGGTTTTTTTATAACTTTGAAGTAATAAAATTTAAATATACTAGTTATATATTTTAGTTTATTATAGTATAAACTGTTAATAATTTAGAATAATGTTTATTCCCCCAAGAATAACAAAATGGCTGTTTTTAATAGCTATCTTATGTTTTTGTAACAGTGGTTTTAGTCAAGTTACTGTTAATGATAGTAATTTATCTTCTCAAGGAATGGTAGATTTATTGCTTTCAAATTCGTGTGCAACACGTTCAAACATTAGTGTATCTTCAAATCAATCCGTCGCATACTTCAGTAATAATGGTTCAAATTTCCCTTTAAATGAAGGGATTATCATTAGAAACGGAATCGCAACGCACACACAAGGTATTTATACAGGAAATAACTTAAATAGTCAATTAAATACAAATTCTGATGCCGATTTACAAACATTAAGTAATCAATCCAATCAACCAGCACAAATAACAGATGTTGCATTTTTAGAATTCGATTTTACTCCTTCTTCTACTAATTTTTCATTTAACTTTTTATTTGCTTCTAATGAATATGGTGAATGGCAGTGCGGATTTAGTGATGTATTTGGTTTTTTTCTTACTGATTTAACCACAGGAATTACTAAAAACATTGCAGTAGTTCCAAATACTCAAAATGCTATTTCAGTAAAAGAAATTAGAGATAATCAATATAATTCATCATGTAATTCAACAAATCCAGAATTATTCAACACATATAATGTAGACACTCCAGCAAATTCTTCCGTAAATATGCGAGGTTTTACAAATGTTTTAACAGCAAGTTCTTTAGTAACACCTAATAATCCATACAGAATTAAGTTTGCAATTGGAGATTATAATGATGCTACCTTTGATTCTGCAGTATTTATTCAAGCTGGAAGTTTTGATACTTTTTTGAATTTAGGAGAAGATAGTGTTTTATGTAGTGGTGATACTACTCAATTAAATTCAGGATATACAAATACAACCAACTTTTCTTATGAATGGCTTTTAAATGATGTGGCTATTCCAAATGAAATCAACACAAGTTTGACCGTAAATCAACCAGGAACTTATAAATTAAATATTACCAATACAACAACTAATTGTATAATTTCTGATGAAGTTATTATCTCTACTTTACAAGTAAATCAACCGAACGATTTACAAGAATGTAGCGGGAATAATGTCACTTTTAATTTAACTTTAAACAATACGACTGCATTAAATGTTGATGAAAACATTTATGACATATTGTATTATAATTCCATCGAAAATGCCACTAATAATTTACCTATAGCAGATAATTTATTATCACAATATCCAAGCGGTGGTAATGAAACTATCTTCATTCGCTTAAGAAACAAAAACACGAATACTATTTGTACAGATACCGTAAATTTCAATTTAAATATTACAAATATTGAAGCAACTAGACCTTCAAATATAACGGTTTGTCAAACAGATCAAACGTTAAACATTCCAGATACTTTTGAACAACAAATCTTAAATAATTTAAATCCACTGAATTATACAGTTTCTTATTTTAGAAATGAAAATGAAGCTGAAAGCAATATAAATGCTATTGTTAATCCAGAAAACTATCCACTTATTGGGAGTGGAATTACAATTCTTTGGGCGCGATTAACAGATAATACAAATTCAATTTGTTTTGATGTAGTTGATTTTAACATCACTATTAATCTTTCGCCACCAATAACAACGTTAGAAAACGTTTATGTGTGTTCGGAATATACTTTGCAACCTCTTGCAAACGGGAATTATTTTACTGGACCGCAAGGAACAGGGACTCAATTAAATGCCGGAGATTTAATTACAAATCAATCTACAGTATATATATACAATTCCAATCCAAATGGATGTTTTAATGAAACTAATTTCACAATAAATATGGCAGATGAATATACGGTTCCATTAGTACATTGTGGAACTTTTACGGTGCCATCTTATCCCAATTCAGTGTTTTATGATGCCACAAATGGACCAAACGGAACTGGAACAATTATTCCTTCAGGAACTGAATTTACTACAAATCAAACTATCTTTTTTTATGCAATAAACGAAGACGACAGTATTTGTGTAGATACCCAGTTTGATATTATAGTTAACCCGCTACCTCCAGTAGATACTTTTGAAAATGTTATTACGTGTGATTCTTATACCTTACCTCCTATTACCAATGGTAATTATTTTACAGAAATAGATGGAGGCGGAACGCAACTAAATGCAGGAGTACAAGTTACATCTACTCAAACAATCCATGTTTTTAATATTGATGCAGTTACCAATTGTACAAATTCAAGTCTATTTAATGTAACAATTATAGATACTTCA from Lutibacter sp. Hel_I_33_5 carries:
- a CDS encoding T9SS type B sorting domain-containing protein; its protein translation is MFIPPRITKWLFLIAILCFCNSGFSQVTVNDSNLSSQGMVDLLLSNSCATRSNISVSSNQSVAYFSNNGSNFPLNEGIIIRNGIATHTQGIYTGNNLNSQLNTNSDADLQTLSNQSNQPAQITDVAFLEFDFTPSSTNFSFNFLFASNEYGEWQCGFSDVFGFFLTDLTTGITKNIAVVPNTQNAISVKEIRDNQYNSSCNSTNPELFNTYNVDTPANSSVNMRGFTNVLTASSLVTPNNPYRIKFAIGDYNDATFDSAVFIQAGSFDTFLNLGEDSVLCSGDTTQLNSGYTNTTNFSYEWLLNDVAIPNEINTSLTVNQPGTYKLNITNTTTNCIISDEVIISTLQVNQPNDLQECSGNNVTFNLTLNNTTALNVDENIYDILYYNSIENATNNLPIADNLLSQYPSGGNETIFIRLRNKNTNTICTDTVNFNLNITNIEATRPSNITVCQTDQTLNIPDTFEQQILNNLNPLNYTVSYFRNENEAESNINAIVNPENYPLIGSGITILWARLTDNTNSICFDVVDFNITINLSPPITTLENVYVCSEYTLQPLANGNYFTGPQGTGTQLNAGDLITNQSTVYIYNSNPNGCFNETNFTINMADEYTVPLVHCGTFTVPSYPNSVFYDATNGPNGTGTIIPSGTEFTTNQTIFFYAINEDDSICVDTQFDIIVNPLPPVDTFENVITCDSYTLPPITNGNYFTEIDGGGTQLNAGVQVTSTQTIHVFNIDAVTNCTNSSLFNVTIIDTSVFQNLSACGNYRLPNVEFGGYFTEAVGGGTPIAIGTTITSSQTVFYFAPEITDNTNCTDNISIDITINPLPPVDSLENIIRCQDDLPTLPALTNGNYFTLPGGQGTQLNTGAVINTTQTVFIYNTNQFCDAQTSFTVEIRPFPIIDNFTDVFVCDTYTLPQLSNGRYYTESGAQGTQLNAGEVITTNQRIFIFNDYSDLEGCTNENFFTVNILKVEVDELEDIKACDTYILPPLTVGNYFTEQNGQGTQLNAGETINTTQTIYIYSESGTRIVCSDQSNFTVTISNTPILPVFNDIENCNSFTLPSLTPITPITGVDINYYRQPNGIDKINIADYTISEIGTQKIYVRAFTQNNLDCFTETSFDLTVHPLLDLVILDAFICEDSETGLIRNTAILETGLNPNEFTANWYLDNQLVGTGVSYEADQEGIYRIEFIKLIPDVGANCTYNPTEVLVRKSTPKAAIEFLTPAFSSNSTVRVNFSDEGLGSYQFKLDDGEFQESNTFRNVGFGNHTIIVKDITEYCGDFVFNFTAIETPNFFTPNGDGINDVWNIHHLKNNPEAIVTIYNRFGKLIYTFKPSTGSWNGYTNTGNLANASDYWFIVAFTFQGKHTEFRSNLSLIRN